In a single window of the Metopolophium dirhodum isolate CAU chromosome 2, ASM1992520v1, whole genome shotgun sequence genome:
- the LOC132939625 gene encoding uncharacterized protein LOC132939625: MKGTKCPMQTTRSRQQSFHHAGVVMYFICAQLMISIDSAALVDAAAVGVAIEDKVTLPSRNEATNPLKEPTPSTLQGAFLSGNLTDVTNGSTSTPPAEVSVTSTTAAAAAETVWNVQTAAVATLPADGRNGSAMATKLEPVTTNRPLESWADVVHTSTERPSSSSPSLLQSSLSSVVDSTTQEVIRGGDYGHDLSNKNLVANMLKSWFNHKDDPATPGVASNKGYYTMATKYVIKNGGKEKESVPTGNGIEEEGPGVVPAPSSKAVTVAVNKSLFERWDEASEEQERVLEDAMRSEGPTGDGGGGGNGGGSSSSVLAADQNTPSRWFVLLLSGNSTVAQMRRTDFAKYLKLNLAARLSLEYDEVKINRVLVVPPRLMVNVSVVPVSERTSSAAAAAAVAAVASSSFSSWSPSASDKTSAAISDRVVEDDDPLHNLVETNATLMELSGEEYRVERFMSLKSQKPQSMDEATAVVSDRHADIDFFIYATVGPLCFIVVLGFLLLTLYKYVRKHPIQWPWTRKFRQPSFWPGGEHQHRHRRMTDECGGSGCDFGVSSSVDDETSGGGGGSVNVIYSGEFEQSQQQQLSGSWLDDASFVPDDSLDRIRTPTLRRTVPPKNKTFTDMLQQSSGGDGDDTGVGVGAAGGGGGADGGSGQHLHRYRSSRDGQCAAAVHHAQSPRLSRDNKLRILGCKQSCLLLPAVQPVAAEKTTAATTTMSPPPPPPPLPPLSPSQSSAAPVAGDRQP; the protein is encoded by the exons atgaagggaaCCAAATGCCCAATGCAGACAACACGTTCTCGCCAGCAATCATTTCATCACGCTGGTGTCgtgatgtattttatttgtgcgCAATTGATGATATCCATTGATTCAGCAGCTCTTG TGGACGCTGCGGCCGTCGGAGTGGCCATCGAGGACAAAGTGACGTTACCGTCAAGAAACGAAGCGACAAACCCGTTAAAAGAACCGACGCCCAGCACGCTGCAGGGGGCGTTCTTAAGCGGCAACCTGACAGACGTCACCAACGGTAGCACCAGCACCCCGCCGGCCGAGGTGTCCGTCACGTCCACGACCGCGGCTGCGGCCGCCGAAACGGTTTGGAACGTGCAGACGGCTGCAGTGGCCACCCTGCCAGCCGATGGACGCAACGGTTCGGCAATGGCCACCAAATTGGAGCCGGTCACCACTAACAGACCGCTGGAATCGTGGGCGGACGTCGTTCACACAAGCACCGAacggccgtcgtcgtcgtcgccgtcctTGTTGCAGTCGTCTCTGTCGTCTGTGGTTGACTCGACCACTCAAGAAGTGATCCGCGGCGGCGATTACGGTCATGACCTGAGCAACAAGAATCTTGTGGCCAACATGCTGAAAAGCTGGTTTAACCACAAAGATGACCCGGCCACGCCCGGTGTGGCCAGCAACAAGGGATATTATACAATGGCGACCAAATATGTGATCAAGAACGGCGGCAAAGAGAAGGAAAGTGTGCCAACGGGCAACGGAATTGAAGAAGAGGGGCCCGGTGTGGTCCCGGCACCGTCATCCAAAGCGGTTACGGTGGCCGTCAACAAGAGCCTGTTCGAGCGATGGGACGAGGCGAGTGAGGAACAGGAACGCGTGCTGGAGGACGCCATGCGTTCCGAAGGACCTACGGGTGACGGTGGAGGCGGAGGTAATGGCGGCGGCTCATCGTCGTCAGTGTTGGCCGCCGATCAAAACACGCCCAGCCGGTGGTTCGTGTTACTGTTGTCCGGCAACTCGACCGTGGCGCAGATGCGGCGCACTGATTTCGCAAAGTATCTCAAGCTGAACCTTGCGGCCAGGCTGTCGCTGGAATACGACGAGGTCAAGATCAACCGCGTGTTGGTCGTCCCTCCTCGTCTCATGGTCAACGTCAGCGTGGTACCCGTCTCTGAACGGACCTCGTCGGCCGCTGCTGCGGCCGCTGTCGCCGCTGTTGCGTCGTCCTCGTTTTCGTCCTGGTCGCCATCGGCCTCCGACAAGACGTCAGCGGCTATTTCCGATCGGGTGGTAGAGGACGACGACCCGCTGCACAATCTGGTCGAAACCAATGCCACGCTCATGGAACTGTCCGGAGAAGAATATCGG GTGGAGAGATTCATGTCACTGAAATCGCAAAAGCCACAATCGATGGATGAGGCGACGGCCGTGGTGAGTGACAGGCACGCGGACATCGACTTCTTTATATACGCGACGGTGGGCCCGCTGTGCTTCATCGTCGTGCTCGGGTTCTTGTTGTTGACGCTGTACAAGTATGTGCGCAAACATCCGATCCAGTGGCCGTGGACACGCAAGTTCCGGCAGCCGTCGTTCTGGCCGGGTGGCGAACATCAACACCGCCACCGTCGGATGACGGACGAGTGCGGCGGAAGCGGATGCGACTTTGGAGTGTCGTCGTCGGTCGATGACGAGACGtccggcggtggcggtggctcGGTGAACGTCATATACTCGGGCGAGTTCGAGCAGAGCCAACAGCAACAGCTGTCCGGTTCGTGGTTGGACGACGCCAGTTTCGTGCCTGACGACAGCCTGGACAGGATACGCACACCTACGCTGCGGCGGACGGTTCCACCCAAGAACAAGACGTTCACGGACATGCTACAGCAGAGTAGCGGCGGTGACGGCGATGACACCGGCGTCGGTGTTGGTGCTGCGGGCGGCGGCGGAGGCGCCGACGGAGGCTCCGGCCAACATCTGCACCGTTACCGGTCGTCGCGCGATGGACAGTGCGCGGCCGCCGTGCACCACGCGCAGAGCCCTCGCCTCAGCCGGGACAACAAGCTGCGCATATTGGGATGCAAACAGTCGTGTCTGCTGCTTCCCGCCGTACAACCGGTGGCCGCCGAAAAGacgacggcggcgacgacgacgatgtcacctccaccgccgccaccaccgctGCCCCCGTTGTCGCCGTCCCAATCGTCGGCGGCACCGGTTGCAGGCGACCGACAGCCCTGA
- the LOC132939626 gene encoding uncharacterized protein LOC132939626 codes for MPGIPLPPEPIITRWGTWLNAELFYANNFEKFKNVIESLKDDALSVEKLKLLVQDNAVKCGLAFIKLHLSELCTNLKNLEESNSELLKSMDIFRKIEDILTNIPGPEGGKIKEKCMYVIEKNEGYKTLKCYYEVMSGKANVNLDITPTLLNCFKYAPITSVDVERSFSLYKHILTNRRFNFNENNLEMYLIINFNSKM; via the coding sequence ATGCCGGGTATACCTTTACCACCCGAACCTATTATTACAAGATGGGGAACATGGTTAAACGCTGAACTTTTCtatgcaaataattttgaaaagtttaaaaacgtgattgaaagtttaaaagaTGATGCTTTAAGTGTCGAAAAGCTGAAACTGCTTGTACAAGATAATGCAGTCAAATGTGGTTTAGCATTCATAAAATTACACTTATCTGAGTTATGCACGAATCTCAAAAATTTGGAAGAATCTAATAGTGAACTACTGAAAAGTAtggatatttttagaaaaattgaagATATTTTAACAAACATTCCTGGTCCAGAAGGgggaaaaattaaggaaaaatgtatgtatgtaattgaaaaaaatgaagggTATAAAACTTTAAAGTGTTACTATGAAGTCATGTCAGGTAAAGCAAATGTTAATTTAGATATAACGCCtactttattaaattgttttaaatatgcaccaataacgaGTGTTGACGTAGAACGTAGTTTCTCGttgtacaaacatattttaactaatagaagatttaattttaatgaaaataatttagaaatgtatttaatcatcaattttaattcaaaaatgtaa